From one Terriglobia bacterium genomic stretch:
- a CDS encoding threonine/serine dehydratase, giving the protein MVTLDDITLAASRLRGIATRTPLLAYPRQQPGRELYLKPESLQPIGSFKLRGAYNKIASLADAERRHGVISYSSGNHAQGVAYAARALGVKAVIVMPDNAPQIKIDSTRALGAEIVFVGPASSERKARAEDLAREHGYAIIPPYNDEKIIAGAGTAGLEILADLPDADLVLVPVGGGGLISGIASAFKLSGSRAKVIGVEPELASDAQASFRSGRIVEFSADQTARTLADGLRTQSVGEINFDHIRRFVDDIVTVSESEILAAIRTLALDAKLVAEPSGAVTFAAFLFRADQLPPARKTVAVISGGNIDPALLARVLSDLPHS; this is encoded by the coding sequence ATGGTCACCCTTGACGACATCACTCTCGCCGCCTCGCGCCTGCGCGGAATCGCCACCCGCACGCCGCTCCTTGCCTACCCGCGCCAGCAGCCCGGCCGTGAGCTCTACCTGAAACCTGAGAGCCTGCAGCCCATCGGCTCCTTCAAGCTGCGCGGCGCCTACAACAAAATCGCCTCGCTCGCCGACGCTGAACGCCGCCACGGCGTCATCAGTTACTCCAGCGGCAACCACGCTCAAGGCGTCGCCTACGCCGCCCGCGCCCTGGGCGTGAAAGCCGTCATCGTCATGCCCGACAATGCGCCGCAAATCAAGATTGACAGCACGCGGGCGCTCGGCGCCGAAATCGTCTTCGTCGGTCCTGCCAGCTCCGAACGCAAAGCCAGGGCCGAGGATCTCGCCCGCGAGCACGGCTACGCCATCATCCCGCCTTACAACGACGAAAAAATCATCGCCGGCGCCGGCACCGCGGGTTTGGAAATCCTCGCTGACCTGCCCGATGCCGACCTCGTCCTGGTCCCGGTCGGCGGCGGCGGCCTGATCAGCGGCATTGCCTCCGCCTTCAAGCTCAGCGGCTCGCGAGCGAAAGTCATCGGAGTTGAACCGGAACTCGCCTCCGACGCGCAGGCCAGCTTCCGCTCCGGCCGCATCGTCGAATTTTCCGCCGACCAGACTGCGCGCACTCTCGCCGACGGCCTTCGCACCCAGTCCGTCGGCGAAATCAATTTCGATCACATCCGCCGCTTCGTGGACGATATTGTCACCGTCTCCGAATCGGAAATCCTTGCGGCCATCCGCACCCTCGCGCTCGATGCCAAGCTGGTCGCCGAACCCAGCGGCGCCGTCACCTTTGCCGCTTTCCTCTTTCGCGCCGACCAACTCCCCCCGGCGCGCAAGACCGTTGCCGTCATCAGCGGCGGCAACATCGACCCCGCCCTCCTAGCTCGCGTCCTGTCCGACTTGCCTCACTCATGA